One Halichondria panicea chromosome 3, odHalPani1.1, whole genome shotgun sequence genomic region harbors:
- the LOC135333060 gene encoding ankyrin repeat domain-containing protein 50-like: protein MIIMADILRAAEAGDLSALRDAIRRGEDVNSVNWNGSTPLMWAARGGHTGSVRQLLSSGAVVDLANKNGSTPLMEAARKGHTDCVIQLLSSGAVVDLANKYGRTPLMEAARKGHTDCVIQLLSSGAVVDLADKDGRTPLMEAARKGHTDCVIQLLSSGAVVDLADKDGWTPLMWAAYEGHTDCTRELLSSGAVVDLANKGV, encoded by the exons ATGATAATAATGGCTGACATACTCAGGGCTGCCGAGGCTGGTGACTTGAGTGCTTTGCGAGATGCCATCAGGAGGGGAGAGGATGTCAACAGTGTGAATTGG aatGGGAGTACTCCACTCATGTGGGCAGCCAGGGGAGGTCACACTGGTAGTGTTagacagctgctctcctcaggagcagtggtggacctggctaacaag aatGGGAGTACTCCACTCATGGAGGCAGCCAGgaaaggtcacactgactgtgttatacagctgctctcctcaggagcagtggtggacctggctaacaag taTGGGCGGACTCCACTCATGGAGGCAGCCAGgaaaggtcacactgactgtgttatacagctgctctcctcaggagccgtggtggacctggctgacaag gatgggcgGACTCCACTCATGGAGGCAGCCAGgaaaggtcacactgactgtgttatacagctgctctcctcaggagccgtggtggacctggctgacaag gatgggtggactccactcatgTGGGCAGCCTAtgaaggtcacactgactgtactagagagctgctctcctcaggagcagtggtggacctggctaacaag ggtGTCTGA